In the Aliarcobacter cryaerophilus genome, one interval contains:
- a CDS encoding molybdopterin guanine dinucleotide-containing S/N-oxide reductase: MKNIDKKRRSFLKVALLFAAVPFVDVVSSRSNLLASTVSNFSTTLIKDGEILTAAHWGMLKLTLKDGKIIKSEPYQKTSEIYNSLQYYTQDLVYAKDRIKYPMVRKSYLENPNNSKPELRGKDEWVRVSYEEAIKLISTELKKTKNERGAEGIFAGSYGWKSSGNMHNSRVLLHRFMNSIGGFTGSLGDYSTGAAQVIMPHVLGTIEVYEQQTSWPVVLENSKVIVIWGANLMRTLKIAWTSTDEQGFKYLQELKKSNKKIICIDPEKNETCTYLNAKLIPIIPGTDVAFMLGMAYQLLQTNNYDKKFLDEYTEGFDKFRDYILGKEDNIVKDTKWASKISGIDEQTIKELALLMYENRTMIMAGWGIQRAQYGEQTHWMIVTLASMLGQIGLPGGGFGFSYHYSNGGTPTTKGGKIGGITSTVNSTQNTGGSSWLEKTAKFSFPVARIADALLNPGKVIDHNGSKITYPDIDFVYWVGGNPLVHHQDTNTLVKAFRKPKTIVVNEIFWTPTARMADIVMPVTTSYERDDITMTGDYSNLNIVPMKQAVEKQNEAKDDYEIFCDLAKEFGVFEEYSQNKTPLEWIKGFYNQAYTQMEKAGTKIPTFEDFWRENRPITFEVPQENSEFVRYSDFREDPILEPLGTPSGKIEIYSKKIESMNYDDCKAYPSWFEPDEWLGMKNKDAEFALITSHPNHRLHSQLNNTSLRDKYAVSNREPIFINTKDAKAKGIKNGDIVRVYNKRGEILAGAVITDDIRRGVVRVDEGAWYDPLERGKIGTICLNGNVNVLTKDIPTSKLANGNSSNTALVNIEKYTKKAKDISIFKQP, translated from the coding sequence ATGAAAAATATAGATAAAAAAAGAAGAAGTTTTTTAAAAGTAGCACTTTTATTTGCGGCTGTTCCTTTTGTTGATGTTGTATCAAGTAGATCAAATCTTTTAGCTTCTACTGTATCAAATTTTTCTACAACTTTAATAAAAGATGGAGAAATTTTAACAGCTGCTCACTGGGGTATGTTAAAACTTACATTAAAAGATGGAAAAATTATAAAATCTGAGCCATATCAAAAAACATCTGAAATTTATAACTCTTTACAGTACTATACACAAGATTTAGTTTATGCCAAAGATAGAATCAAGTATCCAATGGTTAGAAAATCTTATTTAGAAAATCCAAATAATTCAAAACCAGAACTAAGAGGAAAAGATGAATGGGTAAGAGTATCTTATGAAGAAGCTATTAAATTAATATCAACAGAACTTAAAAAAACAAAAAATGAAAGAGGTGCCGAAGGTATTTTTGCTGGAAGTTATGGTTGGAAAAGTAGTGGAAATATGCATAACTCAAGAGTTTTATTGCATAGATTTATGAATAGTATTGGCGGATTTACAGGCTCTTTGGGTGATTATTCAACTGGTGCTGCTCAGGTTATTATGCCTCATGTATTAGGTACAATTGAAGTGTATGAGCAACAAACTTCTTGGCCAGTGGTTTTAGAAAATTCAAAAGTTATAGTAATTTGGGGTGCTAACTTAATGCGTACTTTAAAAATTGCTTGGACTTCAACAGATGAACAAGGTTTTAAATATCTTCAAGAACTTAAAAAATCAAATAAAAAAATCATATGTATAGACCCTGAAAAAAATGAAACTTGTACATATTTAAATGCAAAATTGATACCAATAATTCCAGGAACAGATGTAGCATTTATGTTAGGAATGGCATACCAGTTATTACAAACAAATAATTATGATAAAAAATTCTTAGATGAATACACTGAAGGATTTGATAAATTTAGAGATTATATTCTAGGAAAAGAAGACAATATCGTAAAAGATACAAAATGGGCTTCAAAGATTTCTGGAATAGATGAACAAACTATAAAAGAGTTAGCACTTTTAATGTATGAAAATAGAACAATGATTATGGCTGGTTGGGGAATACAAAGAGCTCAATATGGAGAACAAACTCACTGGATGATAGTGACTTTAGCTTCAATGCTAGGTCAAATTGGACTTCCAGGTGGAGGTTTTGGATTTTCATATCATTATTCAAATGGTGGTACTCCAACTACAAAAGGTGGAAAGATAGGTGGGATAACTTCAACTGTTAATTCTACACAAAATACAGGTGGTTCTTCTTGGCTTGAAAAAACTGCTAAATTCTCTTTTCCTGTTGCTAGAATTGCAGATGCTTTATTAAATCCTGGTAAGGTAATAGATCATAATGGAAGTAAAATAACTTATCCTGATATTGATTTTGTTTATTGGGTAGGTGGAAATCCACTTGTTCATCATCAAGATACAAATACTTTAGTAAAAGCTTTTAGAAAACCAAAAACTATTGTTGTTAATGAAATTTTCTGGACTCCTACTGCTAGAATGGCTGATATTGTAATGCCAGTAACTACAAGTTATGAAAGAGATGATATTACAATGACTGGAGATTACTCAAATTTAAATATAGTTCCAATGAAACAAGCAGTAGAAAAGCAAAATGAAGCAAAAGATGATTATGAAATATTTTGTGATTTAGCAAAAGAGTTTGGAGTTTTTGAAGAGTACTCACAAAATAAAACACCGCTTGAGTGGATAAAAGGATTTTATAATCAAGCTTATACTCAAATGGAAAAAGCAGGAACAAAAATTCCTACTTTTGAAGATTTCTGGAGAGAGAATAGACCTATAACTTTTGAAGTTCCTCAAGAAAATAGTGAATTTGTAAGATATTCTGATTTTAGAGAAGATCCAATATTAGAACCTTTAGGAACTCCTTCTGGTAAAATTGAGATATATTCAAAAAAAATAGAATCTATGAATTATGATGATTGCAAAGCTTATCCATCTTGGTTTGAACCAGATGAGTGGTTGGGAATGAAAAATAAAGATGCAGAGTTTGCTTTAATTACTTCTCATCCAAATCATAGACTCCATTCGCAATTAAACAACACAAGCTTAAGAGATAAGTATGCAGTTTCAAATAGAGAACCAATTTTTATAAACACTAAAGATGCAAAGGCTAAGGGTATAAAAAATGGAGATATTGTAAGAGTTTACAATAAACGAGGTGAAATATTAGCTGGAGCTGTTATTACAGATGATATTAGAAGAGGAGTTGTAAGAGTTGATGAAGGTGCTTGGTATGATCCTCTTGAAAGAGGAAAAATAGGAACAATTTGTTTAAATGGAAATGTTAATGTTCTTACAAAAGATATTCCAACTTCAAAACTAGCAAATGGAAATAGCTCAAATACTGCTTTGGTAAATATTGAAAAATATACAAAAAAAGCTAAAGATATATCTATTTTTAAACAGCCTTAA
- a CDS encoding phospholipase A — protein MEKKLFILFIFTLSLCFSEDLNSIYKKAKELEDNGDYKSAMLLYKKIANESLKNPSLDKSEDLVIKEIKKEPKKEFFEHNIDKSKDKDTNDNLEQLVTKDFGIYPYKKNYFLPATYTFNNISNRDNFETSFQISLEKPISNDFFGLNETISIAYTQKSFWQTASSSAPFRETNYEPEIFMQIPNDGKYLKLYKTSFLHTSNGKGGDDSRSLNRLYLQTFFQFDNLFVSPKIWYKIPQNSKDDDMKDFYKYYGYGDISFLYAYGKQTFELLLRDNLRLNSSNKGAIEFNYTFPLPDFISSKNSYGIFQVFHGYGHSLIDYDREVTNIGIGLTFSR, from the coding sequence TTGGAAAAGAAACTATTTATACTATTTATATTTACTCTATCACTATGTTTTTCAGAAGATTTAAACTCTATTTATAAAAAAGCAAAAGAGCTAGAAGATAATGGAGATTATAAATCTGCAATGCTTTTATATAAAAAAATAGCAAATGAGAGTTTAAAAAATCCTTCTTTAGATAAGAGTGAAGATTTAGTAATCAAAGAGATTAAAAAAGAGCCAAAAAAAGAGTTTTTTGAACATAATATAGATAAATCTAAAGATAAAGATACAAATGATAATTTAGAGCAACTAGTTACAAAAGATTTTGGTATATATCCTTATAAAAAGAACTATTTTTTACCAGCAACATATACTTTTAACAATATTTCAAATAGAGATAATTTTGAAACTTCTTTTCAAATTAGTTTAGAAAAACCAATTTCTAATGATTTTTTTGGTTTAAACGAGACAATAAGTATTGCATATACTCAAAAATCATTTTGGCAAACTGCTTCTAGTTCTGCTCCATTTCGTGAAACAAACTATGAACCAGAAATTTTTATGCAAATTCCTAATGATGGTAAATACCTAAAGCTTTATAAAACATCATTTTTACACACTTCAAATGGAAAAGGTGGCGATGATTCAAGATCTTTAAATAGATTATATTTACAAACATTTTTTCAATTTGATAATCTTTTTGTGTCTCCAAAAATTTGGTATAAAATTCCCCAAAATAGTAAAGATGATGATATGAAAGATTTTTATAAATATTATGGGTATGGTGATATTTCATTTTTGTATGCTTATGGTAAACAAACTTTTGAACTACTTTTAAGAGATAATTTGAGATTAAATAGTTCAAACAAGGGGGCAATTGAATTTAACTACACTTTTCCTCTTCCAGATTTTATATCTTCAAAAAATAGTTATGGTATTTTTCAAGTTTTCCATGGATATGGTCATAGTTTAATAGATTATGATAGAGAAGTAACAAATATTGGTATTGGACTTACTTTTTCTAGATAA
- a CDS encoding 3'-5' exonuclease has protein sequence MKSPKKKYILKPQKQTFLDIVRRLKKEPIEFSEFLDLLENISDKFYENSELEFELLLINGFPLDIKDDFVYLRTTKTPICEQTFCFVDIETNGGSPKNGHQIIELGAVKYKNGQILDKFDSLVFAKEIPIYIQEVTNISLDMLQTAPRLEKVLKEFKEFLGDDVFVAHDIKFDYNFISDSFEKYNLGKLLNRKICTIDLSKRCIQSQKYGLSTLKELLNIDVQNHHRAYFDALSTEIIFERCLENIDFSKIKSTEDLIAFSKSNNILKIPKENN, from the coding sequence ATGAAATCTCCTAAAAAAAAGTATATTTTAAAACCTCAAAAGCAGACTTTTTTAGATATTGTAAGAAGATTAAAAAAAGAGCCAATAGAATTTTCTGAATTTTTAGATCTTTTAGAAAATATAAGTGATAAGTTTTATGAAAATAGTGAACTAGAATTTGAGCTACTTTTAATAAATGGGTTTCCTTTAGATATAAAAGATGATTTTGTATATCTTAGAACCACAAAAACTCCAATATGTGAACAAACTTTTTGTTTTGTTGATATTGAAACAAATGGTGGAAGTCCAAAGAATGGTCATCAAATTATAGAATTGGGAGCAGTTAAGTATAAAAATGGACAAATCTTAGATAAATTTGACTCTTTGGTTTTTGCAAAAGAGATTCCTATTTATATTCAAGAAGTTACAAATATAAGTCTAGATATGCTTCAAACTGCACCAAGACTAGAGAAAGTTCTAAAAGAGTTTAAAGAGTTTTTAGGTGATGATGTATTTGTAGCTCATGATATCAAATTTGATTATAATTTTATCTCTGATAGTTTTGAAAAGTATAATTTAGGGAAACTTTTAAATAGGAAAATTTGTACAATAGATTTATCAAAAAGATGCATACAATCTCAAAAATATGGTCTTAGTACTTTAAAAGAACTTTTAAATATAGATGTACAAAATCATCATAGAGCATATTTTGATGCACTATCAACAGAGATTATTTTTGAAAGATGTTTAGAAAATATAGATTTTAGTAAGATAAAATCTACTGAAGATTTGATAGCTTTTAGTAAATCCAATAATATTTTAAAAATTCCTAAAGAAAACAACTAA
- the selA gene encoding L-seryl-tRNA(Sec) selenium transferase, with protein MMLLKSIPKVDKFITNKAFEGLSKTLITKITKEVLENLRVEILNKKIDSFDEQTLISNVLRKYENLTQSSLKPVINATGIIVHTNLGRSLLDESLFKNAITIATSYNNLEYSLEEGKRGERYEHITKSLQALTSCEDALVVNNNASAVFLILNTFCKNKEAVLSRGELVEIGGSFRVPEVMTQSGAILKEIGTTNKTHLRDYENAINENTAMLMKVHKSNYSIEGFFSEVSFEDISKLAQKNGLIDYFDMGSGHIFDLPFNLSKDEPSILELMKSNPSLLSFSGDKLLGSVQAGIIVGKKELIAKLKKNQLLRMLRVDKITLALLEESLNIYLKNELDKIPTLKMLNTKLEVLEKRANILKNSIDNFIKCEVIKSFTMVGGGTTPNKKIPTIALSLEYKNLKANEIEKILRKNLIISRIENDKVLLDFRTILEKDIANIEDILKKEFKNV; from the coding sequence ATAATGTTACTAAAATCCATTCCAAAGGTTGATAAGTTTATCACAAACAAAGCTTTTGAAGGATTATCAAAAACTTTAATAACAAAAATCACAAAAGAAGTTTTAGAAAATCTGAGAGTTGAAATATTAAATAAAAAGATAGATAGTTTTGATGAACAAACTCTTATTTCAAATGTTTTAAGAAAGTACGAAAATCTTACACAATCTTCACTAAAACCAGTTATAAACGCAACTGGAATTATTGTGCATACAAACTTAGGAAGAAGTTTGCTTGATGAGAGCCTATTTAAAAATGCAATAACAATAGCAACATCTTATAATAATCTTGAATATAGTTTAGAAGAGGGAAAAAGAGGAGAGAGATACGAACACATCACAAAATCTCTACAAGCACTCACTTCTTGTGAAGATGCTTTGGTTGTAAACAACAATGCAAGTGCTGTTTTTCTAATCCTTAATACATTTTGCAAAAATAAAGAGGCAGTTCTTAGCCGTGGTGAACTTGTTGAAATTGGTGGAAGTTTTAGAGTTCCTGAAGTTATGACTCAAAGTGGAGCTATATTAAAAGAGATTGGAACTACAAATAAAACTCACCTAAGAGATTATGAAAATGCTATAAATGAAAATACAGCTATGCTTATGAAAGTTCATAAATCAAACTATAGTATTGAAGGGTTTTTTAGTGAAGTTAGCTTTGAAGATATATCAAAACTAGCACAAAAAAATGGCTTAATAGATTATTTTGATATGGGAAGTGGACATATTTTTGATTTACCTTTTAATTTAAGCAAAGATGAGCCATCTATTCTTGAGCTTATGAAATCAAATCCAAGTCTGCTTAGCTTCTCAGGAGATAAACTTCTAGGAAGTGTTCAAGCTGGAATTATAGTTGGGAAAAAAGAGTTAATAGCAAAATTGAAAAAAAACCAACTCTTAAGAATGTTAAGAGTTGATAAAATTACTTTAGCACTTTTAGAAGAGAGTTTGAATATCTATTTAAAAAATGAGTTAGATAAAATTCCAACTTTAAAAATGCTAAATACAAAGCTTGAAGTTTTAGAAAAAAGAGCAAATATTTTAAAAAATAGTATAGATAACTTTATAAAATGTGAAGTAATAAAAAGCTTTACAATGGTTGGAGGAGGAACAACTCCAAATAAAAAAATCCCTACTATTGCTTTAAGCCTTGAATATAAAAACCTAAAAGCAAATGAGATAGAAAAAATTTTAAGAAAAAATCTAATCATAAGTAGAATTGAAAATGACAAAGTACTGCTTGATTTTAGAACAATATTAGAAAAAGATATAGCTAATATTGAAGATATATTAAAAAAAGAGTTTAAAAATGTCTAA
- a CDS encoding cytochrome C: MNKYVMFALVFITTSLFSSEDWYVGSVKNLYENSKSSDIKGRLLPTSKIEVLDEVDGRYKVKISGFAKDKEEFALYYSYKNRILVAGLSKTSNFDVVSSKKVEDKEFENFKKLEIIAFIDKDNLTKDLNSLYTKADELYKNNCGICHSAHDKKEFTANLWPSVMKSMLSRTAITKEENYLVVQYLQKHAKDME, from the coding sequence ATGAATAAGTATGTTATGTTTGCTTTAGTTTTTATAACTACAAGCTTATTTTCAAGTGAAGATTGGTATGTAGGTTCTGTAAAGAATTTATATGAAAATTCAAAAAGTAGTGATATTAAAGGAAGGCTTTTACCTACATCAAAAATAGAGGTTTTGGATGAAGTTGATGGTAGATATAAAGTAAAAATAAGTGGTTTTGCTAAAGATAAAGAGGAGTTTGCTTTATATTATAGTTATAAAAATAGAATTTTAGTTGCTGGATTATCAAAAACTAGTAATTTTGATGTAGTCTCTTCTAAAAAAGTTGAAGATAAAGAGTTTGAAAACTTTAAAAAACTAGAGATAATAGCGTTTATTGATAAAGATAATCTTACAAAAGATTTAAACTCTTTATATACAAAAGCAGATGAACTTTATAAAAATAATTGTGGAATTTGCCATAGTGCTCACGACAAAAAAGAGTTTACAGCAAATCTTTGGCCAAGCGTTATGAAATCAATGCTTAGTAGAACTGCAATTACAAAAGAAGAGAACTATTTGGTTGTTCAATACTTACAAAAACATGCAAAAGATATGGAGTAA
- a CDS encoding 2-oxoglutarate ferredoxin oxidoreductase subunit beta, with product MAFNYDEYLRTDKMPTLWCWGCGDGVILKALIRAIDKLGWNMDDVCVVSGIGCSGRFSSYINCNTVHTTHGRTLPYATGIKMANPNKKVIVVGGDGDGLAIGGNHTIHAARRNIDLTYILINNFIYGLTNSQTSPTTPKGMWTATMERGNIDPTFDSCKLVEAAGASFVARETMIDPKKLERTLVKALEHKGFSYLEVFSNCHVNLGRKNKMASATSNLEWIDSISLAKTKFDMLEESEKIGKYPTGVLKQDENALEYCEAYEKVKEAHKNKTMVEL from the coding sequence ATGGCTTTTAACTACGATGAATATTTAAGAACAGATAAAATGCCAACACTTTGGTGTTGGGGGTGTGGTGATGGAGTTATATTAAAAGCTTTAATAAGAGCAATCGATAAACTTGGTTGGAATATGGATGATGTTTGTGTAGTTTCAGGAATTGGTTGCTCTGGAAGATTTAGCTCATACATAAACTGTAATACTGTTCATACAACTCATGGAAGAACACTTCCTTATGCAACTGGAATAAAAATGGCGAATCCAAATAAGAAAGTTATAGTTGTAGGTGGAGATGGAGATGGTCTTGCAATTGGTGGAAATCACACAATTCACGCTGCTAGAAGAAATATTGATTTAACTTATATTTTAATAAATAACTTTATTTATGGACTTACAAACTCTCAAACAAGCCCTACAACTCCAAAAGGGATGTGGACAGCTACAATGGAAAGAGGAAATATTGATCCAACTTTTGACTCTTGCAAACTTGTAGAAGCAGCGGGTGCGAGTTTTGTTGCAAGAGAAACTATGATTGATCCAAAAAAACTTGAAAGAACTTTAGTTAAAGCTCTTGAGCATAAAGGGTTCTCATATTTAGAAGTATTCTCAAATTGCCATGTAAATTTAGGAAGAAAAAATAAAATGGCAAGTGCAACATCAAATTTAGAGTGGATTGATTCTATCTCTTTAGCAAAAACAAAATTTGATATGCTAGAAGAGAGTGAAAAAATCGGTAAATATCCAACTGGAGTTTTAAAACAGGATGAAAATGCACTAGAATATTGTGAAGCTTATGAAAAAGTAAAAGAAGCACACAAAAATAAAACTATGGTAGAGCTTTAA
- a CDS encoding 2-oxoacid:acceptor oxidoreductase family protein: protein MSNRTLMRFTGVGGQGVLLAGEIFAAAKISNGGFGLKTATYTSQVRGGPTVVDITLQDEEIIYPYANDGEIDFMLSVAQISFDLFKNGVKDGATIVIEPNLVHPSEEDKKRWNIIEIPIITIAKDEVGNVITQSILALAIANYFTGETIPKEVLRSTMLSKIPPKLHELNNKAYDLGYKYAKEADNRK, encoded by the coding sequence ATGTCAAATAGAACTTTAATGAGATTTACAGGAGTTGGGGGACAAGGTGTTTTACTAGCAGGTGAAATTTTTGCAGCAGCAAAAATAAGTAATGGTGGATTTGGATTAAAAACAGCAACTTATACTTCACAGGTACGTGGTGGACCAACTGTTGTTGATATTACACTTCAAGATGAAGAGATTATCTATCCATACGCAAATGATGGAGAGATTGATTTTATGCTTTCTGTTGCTCAAATATCTTTTGATCTATTCAAAAATGGTGTAAAAGATGGTGCAACAATAGTTATTGAGCCAAACTTGGTACACCCTAGTGAAGAAGATAAAAAAAGATGGAATATTATTGAAATTCCAATTATTACAATTGCAAAAGATGAAGTAGGAAATGTTATTACTCAATCTATTTTAGCATTAGCAATAGCAAACTATTTCACAGGAGAAACTATTCCTAAAGAGGTTTTAAGAAGTACAATGCTCTCAAAAATTCCTCCAAAACTTCATGAACTTAACAACAAAGCTTATGATTTAGGTTATAAGTATGCAAAAGAAGCTGATAATAGAAAATAA
- the rpe gene encoding ribulose-phosphate 3-epimerase translates to MLVAPSILSADFGNLEQEIKAICEAGCDLVHVDVMDGHFVPNLTIGPVVVEPVSKASSKPLDIHLMVENNNFFVDLFAPLKPKYLSFHIESEKHPHRLIQKIRSLGISPAITLNPHTKVEDIEYLLEDLDMVLLMSVNPGFGGQKFIPSVIEKAKKLKELIKKRNPNCLIEVDGGVSDKNIKELKDAGVDVVVAGSFVFGSGDYKKAIDSLKV, encoded by the coding sequence ATGTTAGTTGCTCCATCTATACTATCAGCTGATTTTGGCAATTTGGAACAAGAGATTAAGGCTATTTGTGAAGCTGGTTGTGATTTAGTTCATGTAGATGTTATGGATGGGCATTTTGTACCAAATTTAACTATTGGTCCAGTTGTTGTAGAACCTGTTAGTAAAGCTAGTTCTAAACCACTTGATATTCATTTAATGGTTGAAAATAACAACTTCTTTGTAGATCTATTTGCTCCATTAAAACCAAAATATCTATCATTTCATATTGAGAGTGAAAAACACCCACATAGACTTATTCAAAAAATAAGAAGTTTGGGAATAAGTCCTGCAATTACACTTAATCCTCACACTAAAGTAGAAGATATTGAGTATTTACTCGAAGATTTAGATATGGTTTTACTAATGTCTGTAAATCCAGGATTTGGTGGGCAAAAATTTATTCCAAGCGTGATTGAAAAAGCAAAAAAATTAAAAGAGTTAATTAAAAAAAGAAATCCAAACTGTCTAATTGAAGTTGATGGTGGAGTTAGTGATAAAAATATAAAAGAGTTAAAAGATGCTGGAGTTGATGTTGTTGTTGCAGGAAGCTTTGTTTTTGGAAGTGGTGATTATAAAAAAGCTATAGATAGTTTAAAAGTATAA
- the selB gene encoding selenocysteine-specific translation elongation factor — translation MSNIIIGTAGHIDHGKTALIRALNGFEGDSTNEEKQRGITIDLSFSNLTRAERNIAFIDVPGHEKLIKNMIAGAFGFDYVMLVVSAKEGLMPQTIEHIEILSLLGIKNLILVITKKDLVDEKTLKEQEKKIVEFLNEFEFNIKFIKAVSIYDEKSIEDLKNTLFTISNSTKNEENFFRFYVDRVFSVKGSGTVVTGTVLGKKIELEEKVFIPHLQKETKIKNIQVHNQNAIEANISNRAALNLSSVDINSLQRGDIITKKGFLRGFDTIDISFKCLKNKKLNHNQTYTLFIGAKKIDAKVLLFDSLTSLEDGFATLKMDEKIFTVFGEKVILRSANDTICGGVILNPIYDPMNKNQKRDLLKNLYKRDFKNAFKILLEAHKRGLGVVSSTQRFALSHDESLEFANSLEDVFVDKKELVIYPIKTKDEIVEFIKNIYIKNSYALLSSSSINLRVPWASIEFINSALDDLVQNGFLVKEGQLYKNANIKEDITKELENIFLERLKSEDITPTAPYNIYDDLDIDRKLGDDILKSLTAKKDVIRLQHNLFIHSQSLNKIIKSMREIIKEDGFIEIFNFKQRFDLSRKYLVCYLDYLDNFSDIKKVENRRVLS, via the coding sequence ATGTCTAATATTATAATTGGAACTGCTGGTCATATTGACCATGGAAAAACTGCACTAATTCGTGCTTTAAATGGTTTTGAAGGTGATAGCACAAACGAAGAGAAACAAAGAGGAATAACAATAGATTTAAGCTTCTCAAATCTTACAAGAGCTGAGAGAAATATTGCATTTATAGATGTTCCAGGTCATGAAAAACTTATTAAAAATATGATTGCTGGAGCTTTTGGATTTGACTATGTAATGTTAGTTGTAAGTGCTAAAGAGGGTCTTATGCCACAAACTATTGAGCATATTGAGATTTTATCACTTTTGGGAATAAAAAATCTTATTTTAGTAATTACAAAAAAAGATTTAGTAGATGAAAAAACATTAAAAGAGCAAGAGAAAAAAATTGTAGAGTTTTTAAATGAGTTTGAATTTAATATCAAATTTATAAAAGCTGTATCTATTTATGATGAAAAATCTATTGAAGATTTAAAAAACACTCTATTTACAATATCAAATAGCACAAAAAATGAAGAAAACTTTTTTAGATTTTATGTTGATAGAGTATTTAGTGTAAAAGGTAGTGGAACAGTTGTAACAGGTACAGTTTTAGGTAAAAAAATTGAGCTTGAAGAGAAGGTTTTTATTCCTCATTTGCAAAAAGAGACAAAAATAAAAAATATTCAAGTACATAATCAAAACGCAATAGAAGCAAATATTTCAAATAGAGCTGCACTAAATCTATCTTCAGTTGATATAAACTCACTTCAAAGAGGAGATATTATTACAAAAAAGGGGTTTTTAAGAGGTTTTGATACAATTGATATCTCTTTTAAGTGCTTAAAAAACAAAAAACTAAACCATAATCAAACATACACTTTGTTTATTGGAGCTAAAAAGATAGATGCAAAAGTTCTACTTTTTGACTCTTTAACATCACTTGAAGATGGTTTTGCAACACTAAAAATGGATGAAAAGATATTTACTGTTTTTGGAGAAAAAGTTATTTTAAGAAGTGCAAATGATACTATTTGTGGTGGAGTTATTTTAAATCCAATATATGACCCAATGAATAAAAATCAAAAAAGAGATCTTTTGAAAAATCTTTATAAAAGAGATTTTAAAAATGCTTTTAAAATACTTTTAGAAGCTCATAAAAGAGGTTTAGGAGTAGTATCTTCAACTCAAAGATTTGCTCTAAGCCATGATGAGTCTTTAGAGTTTGCAAACTCTTTAGAAGATGTTTTTGTAGATAAAAAAGAGCTAGTTATCTATCCAATTAAAACAAAAGATGAGATAGTTGAATTTATAAAAAATATCTATATAAAAAACTCTTACGCCCTACTTTCAAGCTCATCAATAAATTTAAGAGTTCCTTGGGCTAGTATTGAGTTTATAAATAGTGCTTTAGATGATTTGGTACAAAATGGCTTTTTAGTAAAAGAGGGGCAACTTTATAAAAATGCAAATATAAAAGAGGATATTACAAAAGAGCTTGAAAATATATTTTTAGAACGATTAAAAAGTGAAGATATAACGCCAACAGCTCCTTATAATATCTATGATGATTTAGATATAGATAGAAAACTTGGAGATGATATTTTAAAATCACTTACAGCAAAAAAAGATGTAATAAGGCTTCAACACAATCTTTTTATTCATAGCCAAAGTTTAAATAAGATTATAAAATCTATGAGAGAGATTATAAAAGAAGATGGTTTTATAGAGATTTTTAACTTTAAACAGAGATTTGATTTAAGTAGAAAATATCTTGTTTGTTATTTGGACTATTTAGATAATTTTAGTGATATCAAAAAAGTTGAAAATAGAAGAGTTTTATCTTGA
- a CDS encoding phosphoribosylanthranilate isomerase: MRVKICGITNLEDALNAINAGASALGFVFYKPSPRYIEPLLALKIVENLPPFVQTVGLFVNETTDFINKTCKESKMQLAQIIDDENIVDFFKLEVKYLKVLRVKSKEDLNSLKDDYYLVDAFVDEFGGAGKRLALDWFKDINCSKFILAGGLNPENLKELKNFNFFGVDVSSSVEKQKGVKDKQKMFDFVKAANEIS, encoded by the coding sequence ATGAGAGTAAAAATCTGTGGTATAACAAATTTAGAAGATGCATTAAATGCCATAAATGCAGGTGCTTCTGCCTTGGGATTTGTATTTTATAAACCATCTCCTAGATATATTGAACCTCTTCTTGCTTTAAAAATAGTTGAAAATTTACCACCTTTTGTACAAACTGTTGGACTTTTTGTGAACGAAACAACAGATTTTATAAACAAAACCTGTAAAGAGTCGAAAATGCAACTAGCTCAAATTATTGATGATGAGAATATAGTAGATTTTTTTAAACTAGAAGTTAAATATTTAAAAGTTTTAAGAGTAAAAAGTAAAGAGGACTTAAACAGTTTAAAAGATGATTACTATTTAGTTGATGCATTTGTAGATGAATTTGGTGGAGCTGGTAAAAGATTAGCACTGGATTGGTTTAAAGATATAAACTGTTCTAAATTTATACTTGCTGGAGGATTAAATCCTGAAAATTTAAAAGAGTTAAAGAATTTTAATTTTTTTGGAGTTGATGTAAGTAGTTCAGTTGAGAAGCAAAAAGGGGTTAAAGATAAACAAAAGATGTTTGATTTTGTGAAAGCTGCAAATGAAATCTCCTAA